The proteins below are encoded in one region of Belonocnema kinseyi isolate 2016_QV_RU_SX_M_011 chromosome 3, B_treatae_v1, whole genome shotgun sequence:
- the LOC117169576 gene encoding polypeptide N-acetylgalactosaminyltransferase 35A: MTSTRYASFVLGIIISSVTWAFSLYLYSKLSQNVNTESPTIIGTESGKSYSPRAVYEQAIPKNALQNIEQKEEAHWGLMDINRGNQAFKNSENLVKQLQPVPIKSAITLDAGLDELGLVRNVEDQWKRDDGYKRYAFNVLVSDNLNLHRDLPDTRNKLCKDQNYPEHLPNASIVICFYNEHLTTLLRSLHSLIDKTPDEYLHEIILVNDHSDNNTLHERVDKYVQGNLSRKVKYYKLEKREGLIRARMFGAKQATGKVLVFLDSHIEVNQLWLEPLLIRIAHDKTIVAVPVIDIINADTFQYTASPLVRGGFNWGLHFKWDNLPIGTLSHDEDFIKPIKSPTMAGGLFAMDRLYFFEMGEYDSGMDVWGGENLEISFRVWMCGGSIEIIPCSRVGHVFRKRRPYGGHDERDTMLKNSMRVAHVWMDSYKNYYLKDVKKIDYGDVSERIALRKHLNCKDFSWYLNTVYPELILPDDSEKKLKAKWAKINQRPIQPWHSKKRNYTDQYQIRLANTHMCVQSEKDIKTRGSKLTLASCLRTKSQMWFETDKKELILGQMLCLEGSEKKPKLGKCHEMGGNQEWHHKGSKETAIYNLAAGTCLGALHANKGAQIIMDLCTKYDKSLISWNLIRSIFSDLSIA, encoded by the exons ATGACCTCAACGAGATATGCATCTTTTGTATTAGGAATTATAATATCTTCTGTAACATGGGCCTTTAGTTTATACTTATATTCAAAACTTTCACAAAATGTTAATACGGAAAGTCCAACCATTATTGGAACAGAGTCGGGTAAATCGTATTCTCCAAGGGCTGTATATGAACAAGCAATACCCAAAAATGCGTTACAGAATATCGAACAAAAAGAAGAAGCTCATTGGGGTTTAATGGATATTAATAGAGGAAATCAGGCcttcaaaaatagtgaaaatctgGTTAAACAATTACAACCTGTTCCTATCAAATCAGCCATCACTTTGGATGCAG GATTAGATGAATTGGGCTTAGTGAGAAATGTGGAAGATCAGTGGAAGCGTGATGATGGCTATAAACGCTACGCATTTAACGTGCTGGTATCTGACAATCTAAATTTACATCGAGACTTGCCTGATACGAGAAACAAACTTTGTAAGGATCAAAATTACCCCGAACATTTGCCAAATGCTAGCATTGTTATATGTTTCTACAACGAGCACTTGACAACTCTATTGAGATCTCTGCATTCTCTAATAGACAAAACTCCTGATGAGTATTTGCatgaaattattttagttaatgatCACAGTGACAATAATACTTTACACGAACGAGTAGATAAGTACGTACAAGGTAATTTGagtagaaaagttaaatattacaaACTAGAGAAAAGAGAAGGTTTAATTAGAGCCAGGATGTTTGGAGCGAAACAAGCCACCGGAAAGGTGTTAGTCTTCCTTGATAGTCACATTGAAGTAAATCAATTGTGGTTAGAACCTCTTTTGATAAGAATAGCACACGACAAGACAATTGTAGCTGTACCTGTGATAGATATAATCAATGCTGACACATTTCAATACACTGCCAGTCCTTTGGTTAGAGGAGGATTCAATTGGGGACTTCATTTTAAATGGGATAACTTACCCATCGGGACATTATCCCATGATGAAGATTTTATAAAACCTATCAA ATCACCAACAATGGCTGGGGGCCTTTTTGCAATGGATCGATTATATTTTTTCGAGATGGGAGAATATGATTCTGGTATGGATGTTTGGGGTGGGGAAAACTTGGAAATATCGTTTAGG GTCTGGATGTGTGGTGGAAGTATAGAAATAATACCATGTTCCCGTGTTGGCCATGTTTTCCGAAAGCGAAGACCTTATGGTGGCCATGACGAGCGAGACACAATGTTAAAGAATTCAATGCGCGTAGCACATGTGTGGATGGACAGTTATAAAAACTACTATTTAAAGGATGTGAAGAAAATTGATTACGGCGATGTTTCCGAAAGAATAGCTTTAAGAAAACACCTAAATTGTAAAGACTTTTCATGGTATTTGAATACAGTTTATCCAGAATTGATATTACCCGATGacagcgaaaaaaaattaaaagcgaaGTGGGCCAAAATTAATCAAAGACCAATCCAACCCTGGCACTCTAAGAAGAGGAATTATACAGATCAGTATCAAATAAGACTCGCCAATACTCATATGTGTGTTCAAAGTGAGAAAGATATCAAAACAAGAGGATCTAAATTAACTTTGGCATCATGTTTACGCACTAAATCACAG atgtGGTTTGAAACCGACAAGAAAGAATTGATTCTTGGACAAATGCTTTGTCTAGAAGGTAGCGAGAAGAAGCCGAAGCTCGGAAAGTGCCATGAAATGGGTGGAAACCAAGAATGGCATCATAAGGGATCG aaggaAACTGCGATTTACAATTTGGCCGCAGGTACATGTTTAGGTGCTTTGCATGCAAATAAAGGTGCTCAAATAATTATGGATTTGTGTACAAAATACGACAAATCATTAATTAGTTGGAATCTCATCCGCTCAATATTTTCAG
- the LOC117170160 gene encoding uncharacterized protein LOC117170160, whose product MSALPLSFASCNNLEKFTSLSESLSLAEKECNKFRIINTTQSNLRSISQELDPRHRSRISQKCKRKMDQFRGKDSIFKRPECPAPSRAIPRSIPDHHKNPHKWTKYSLGDVSNADMSDRSNAQAAFSFLNDLKSRKQLTCGSSEEEESMQIGEPVLFKSKNRTNSQIQFRKPKNDTTGKIADSSDTPENDKKAIFRNSKVVMPEYIVGQKPIKKIHKKDNSEADNRSKNVKLDHLQDAEEEEEEES is encoded by the coding sequence atgTCTGCTCTGCCACTATCATTCGCAAGTTgcaataatttggaaaaattcacaTCGTTGTCAGAATCACTATCATTAGCTGAAAAAGAATGcaacaaatttagaataataaatacaaCACAATCCAACCTAAGGAGTATTTCACAGGAACTAGACCCACGACATCGTTCTAGAATTAGTCAGAAATGTAAACGAAAAATGGACCAGTTTCGTGGTAAAGACAGTATTTTTAAACGACCTGAGTGTCCTGCTCCATCCCGTGCTATTCCTAGAAGCATTCCAGATCACCATAAAAATCCTCATAAGTGGACAAAGTATAGCCTCGGCGATGTTTCCAATGCTGACATGTCTGACAGGAGCAATGCCCAAGCAGCGTTTTCCTTCCTAAATGATTTAAAGTCTCGAAAACAACTTACTTGCGGGTCCTCAGAAGAAGAGGAATCAATGCAAATCGGTGAGCCAGTATTATTCAAGTCGAAAAATAGAACTAATTCTCAAATTCAGTTCCGAAAACCAAAGAATGATACGACAGGAAAAATAGCCGATTCTTCAGACACACCAGAAAATGATAAAAAGGCAATATTCAGAAACAGTAAAGTTGTTATGCCAGAATATATAGTTGGTCAGAAGCCAATAAAGAAGATCCATAAAAAGGACAATTCAGAAGCTGACAATCGTTCGAAGAATGTTAAACTGGATCATTTACAAGATgctgaagaagaagaagaagaggaaagTTAA